A segment of the Gossypium hirsutum isolate 1008001.06 chromosome D10, Gossypium_hirsutum_v2.1, whole genome shotgun sequence genome:
aaaataaaaatatatatttattatattcgagccgggccgggccgggcctgaGCAAAAAAAGTTGTGCCCGAGGCCCGacctgttttctaaacgggcctcgttttttgtccaaacccatatttcgggcctatatttttacccaaaccctctcatatttcgaGCGGATCATAAGGTTCTGGCCAGGCCGCCCggccatgagcacctctagtgcAGACCACAGAATAAGGAAGGCAGAACAAATGGTGGCAGTTGGTGCGGTCAGCCCAATCTAGCTTGGGCCCAATCTTTCATGGCCCATGGTTTGTTGGTTCGGTAGGTGTTAGATCACATAGATCAGACCTATTCCATACATGatattcaattcatttttttaattaattggttGAAGAATGAAGAATATATTATATTAAGAGATAAAAGCAATATTTAATCttgaatttggtaatttttttaatttagttcttgatttttttttctaatgttaatttatttgatgatgtttGTGCCACATcatcatctattttttttttagatgATGATGTAGTATAATATTACAATACCACATCATCATATGATTATTAAAATCAAgcaccaaattaaaaaaaattatcaaattttaagaCTAAATTTTATCTCTACTTTTATttgttcaaattaattaataataaaatcccTACTAACCCAAAAAGTGGACTTCACGTAGTTCAATATCAATGGTTGATAGGTAAGCCTGAATTTTGGGTAGTCCTATCCAATAGGCTAATATTCagagttaattaaattattcaaggGTTTTTGACTTTGGAATCAGTGTTTGTTTTCGTTTTCCCTTCATTTAATCTAAATCTGGTTGGCTTTAGTTGTATACTTCATATATTATTGGTCATCAGCaggagtaaaaaaatatttttaaaaaatctagataattattcaattattattttcataaggTGCTGGTTGGTGATGCAGGTGGATTTGGTATTGAACCCATTTTAAAAACCTTCTTCCTGAATCAAGCTGTTTTTTTGCTAGtatttgatttcaattttcaagaaagaaaaacaaatcaaactaaacaaaaataaatattattatcacCGTTTAATAtggattcaatttttttttttaaaaaacccagcaagtaaatattaatttatggaaaattattttataaacttgGCAAGTAGATTAGTGAGGTCATGTACCATTTTATTAATTCTGCTGGTGAAGTGTTTAGTTTGAATTGAtgaaattagtttttaaatttaattaaaactattatttgataatttttttttattttacgagcaaactaaaaatttatcatgcgtatcaatttaaaaattaataattattatcttCACAAATAAATTCTtatcatgtttttcttttttaattttattaggacATATAACAATTTTCTATATATGCTTATGGGTATATAAAAAATTACCTTTAAATCAATTCACTTTTTTTATCTCATTAAGTTAATTcagaactcaaattttaaacttgaaaTCTAAACATTGAATCTTGGGTTTGAGTTTGAAGTTCAGGGTTTATGGCTTAAAATTTGGGGGGATAGGTTTAGAGTTTAAGATTCAgagaaaaaaattaccaaaattatatataagtaagtggaaaaaattgttaaaatatgattaaataattttaaaaaactatgTATGATGTGGTGggaattcataaaaaaaatacctATTTAATTGACACAAAAAAAACTTTCTATTCGAGATGACATTATTACAaagttttcaaattaaattaatgatCGAATCGATCAACCATCGATTCATCAGTCCAAATCAGTCTgatcaattcaattaaataaatgattaaaatttcacaaaaaaattaatttaatcatttgattcaactaatttttaattcaaacaattgaacaaatattttttttttccaaatcgaTATTCTAattagttcttgatctaatttATCCGAACCAATCTGATATGAATCAGCAATTTTTAAGAAGACACTAACGTTAAAACTTCAATAAAGTagttactttttttatataattaaaaagaaattaaagaaaagaaatagaaaaatccaaataactttttttttgttgtcCCATGTGACCTCTCATCCACCGCCGACTGTTTTAACCCAAACAAATACAAAGCCCACTAAAGACTTCTCAAAATCTCAACCATCCATGTCTTCGTGCACCGTTTTCTAATTACCAAATAATCAAATCCTCTCCTTAAAAACCCATcgccaaattgaaataaaaacgcACAACTGAGTCACTGAGCCGAATCCAATCAGCAACCAATGGCTGAGGATAGTTCAAGAGCTTTTGTTAAAGACGTCAAGCGTATCGTCATTAAGGtttgtttcttttctctctcGCTTTCATTCTTTTTTGTTCCTAACATTGTTTAAGTTTTGACTTTTGATTAGCTTAATGAGATAAagaaatgaattgattttaaagtttttcttcttcttcttttttgtagcTCTCTTTTTAGTGTGTTTATGTTGGTGTTTGAATTTGGGGGGAGGGGGTGTTTGGGTACTAGGAAAGATGTGGAATTGCAAAGAAAAATGGATGCCTTGATTGTTTTCTTCTTACTGTTTATGCGTCTTTTGTAACTAAGAAAATGTGGGTTCTTTTAGTATCTAAAACATGCGTTCTTTTACGAAAAAAAGGGATAGGAACActtaaaataggtaaaatgaagTATTTTTTGACAAGGCATTTTCCAATGCTTTCTCCTTAATTGTGCTAAAAGTATTTATATAGTTTTTGAAGATCTTAAAATGGGATTAAGGATGCTGGATGCTATTTTAAGCTAAGCTAAGCTCAGTAcatttttttttttctgaaatgggTACAAGgatattaaaatctaaaaatagagTCTGTGTTTGTTTCATTGCAGATTgtgaagtaaaataattttttctttagaataagattatatgtttttttagaGCCAGAAAAACTGAAAACTGGGTTAACATAGtttttttagaatattaaaattttgaaaacgaaaatgaaaatTAGGCCTTTTACATTGCCATGGAAATCATTTTTTATGAAGATGGGAAAAACTGAAAATACGTAGAACTGTGTATGGCACAGCACATTTTATGGAGATTAATATTCGTCCCTTTAAAAAGTATGTTTTAAAAGAGTTCAAGATCTCTCTTTTGGAATCTTGGGATTCTTAATCATTGGAAATTGCCCTGAAAGTGATGTCtacttaaaaaaaatggtttttagATAAGAAATTTGTCACTTTCTGCCACTAAAGTGGgccctttattatttttacaattaattttttaattttatttttatttttatggctTGATCAAGAACAAGAACACTTGTCTCGATATAGTAGTTACAGATTAAACATCTTAGCATCAAATGAGAGAGAACTTAATATTTTAGATGGTTGGAGTTCTGATAATTGAGTGAACTGAATTATATTGAAGGTTGGGACTGCTGTTGTTACTCGAAATGATGGACGATTAGCACTTGGAAGATTAGGAGCACTATGTGAGCAGGTATGCTATTTTTTTATGCATCATTGTGAATAAAGCTTGGGTGGTTGCACTTATTGTTTTATTTGCCTCGAAATAACATGGTAAAACCTTCTAACAACGTGCAGATAAAAGAATTGAACTCTCAAGGATATGAGATCATTTTGGTGTCATCAGGTGCTGTTGGCTTAGGTCGCCAAAGGCTTAGATACAGGAGACTAGTCAACAGCAGGTTTTTTGTTTCTCCTTTTCAGCTCTGAATAGTGATGTTTGGATGTATTTTCTAAGCCTGAAAATCAATATTGATGCGATGCatcagaaaaagaaaaggggaaaaattAGTATTTGAGATGTGAACTCTTTTACCTTGGTATTATTCTTATTCATTCTTGTCTCATGTTTTGCAGTTTTGCCGATCTTCAGAAGCCACAAGTAGAACTTGATGGGAAGGCATGTGCAGCCGTTGGACAAAATAGtcttatggctttgtatgatacaTTGTTCAGTGAGGTGGTTACGCATTTTCCATTTCATGACTGCATCAGACTACCTTGTTTTGAAGTTCATTACCAAAATTCATTCTTTCTTTACTAGAACataatatgcatgtttatatCACAAGTGCTTGGAACTTATTTGaaatacattttctttttctttcttgcaGCTGGATATTTCATCAGCTCAACTTCTTGTAACAGACAGTGATTTTAGAGATAGAGATTTTAGAAAGCAACTAAATGAGACAGTGAAGTCTTTATTATCGTTGAAAGTTATTCCTATATTTAATGAAAACGATGCTGTCAGTACCAGGAAAGCTCCATACGAGGTATTATGCTGATAATTTTTTCTATGTGATGGTGTCTCTTTATATCATTACCTGGACTAATGCTATCCCTTTCTACCTTTAGTAGTTTTGTGCAAAGCTATAATGAAAAATGATGTTCCTCATCATCAGTAGAAGCTTAATCTTAGAAGGCTGTACCAACACATTCACTGCATGTTAACACATTACATTCAATGAGTGTTAATGaatattttaatcaatacctGGATGAATACTTTCCCTCTGCCTGCAGCATTCTAAACTGCTGTTCTTCATATTCATAAGTAGAATCTTAATCTTAAAAGGCTGTACCAATATACTTAATGCATCATAAATAGAAGTTTCATTCTCAAGCCTCCAATGCATCTTGTAAAGTTGGTAAAATAATGCTTTAAAAGCTTTGGCTCATCTTGAAGTTCATAATGTGAGCACTTTTTCAGGATTCTTCTGGTATATTTTGGGACAATGACAGTTTAGCAGCTCTACTCGCTCTGGAACTAAAAGCTGATCTTCTTGTTTTATTGAGTGATGTTGAGGGTCTTTACAGTGGCCCTCCAAGCGATCCAAAATCAAAGCTAATCCACACATATGTTAAAGAAAAGCATCAGGGTGAGATTACCTTTGGAGACAAGTCAAGGGTAGGTAGAGGGGGTATGACTGCAAAAGTAAAAGCTGCTGTCAATGCAGCTTATGCTGGCATTCCTGTTGTTATCACCAGGTTTGGTTCTGTGCAATGTTTTATTGTGTCCTGACACatgttatatataataaataggaTTACTGAGATGATTGAATGCTGTTTTTGTTAGGATTATAATCATGTAAAATGAAATTAACATACTGGCTACTATCCTGCCAGTAATTACATAGAGAGTTAGGAAATTGCAGCAATTTAACCCTCTTGCCTCATCCCATCTAAAAATCTTCATGCATTGCTATCTGTATTCTTACTCAAGGAAAAAGACTGAAAACTTATTTTGTTTGGAACTTGTAGCTTTTCCTGTATAGGATTATTCTTCCTGCATTTATATGCTATGTTGCCATTCTAGTGTCAGTCACTTGCCTTCTGCCTAACCATGagtattttttcttttgtttcttatgaAGTGGAAGTGCTCCTGAGAACATAATAAGAGTCCTCCAAGGTCAAAAAATTGGTACTCTATTTCACCAGGATGCACATTTGTGGGAACCAACTAAAGAAGTCGATACCCGTGAAATGGCAGTTGCAGCAAGAGAAAGTTCCAGACGACTTCAGGTAATATTGTGTTGCTTTGTCGCTCCAAATGTTCTATGTGCTCAATTTTTGAGAACATTCCTTTACTTCTTCCTTGTGGTTCCGGCTGCCAACTTATAATGTTGAGAGTCAGATATACCTTCTTGACTAGTGGGAAAATAACTTAATAGCATTTGGTCTACAGGCATTGTCCTCACAAGAGCGAAAAAAGATTTTATTAGACATAGCTGATGCCCTTGAAGCAAATGAAAAATTGATCACTGTTGAGAATGAAGCTGATGTAGCTGCTGCACAACAGGCTGGATATGAGAAATCCTTGATATCTCGACTAGCTCTGAAGCCTGGAAAGGTTGGGTGCTAAATCTAATTCGCCCATTTTTGcttattgaaattgaattactATTGCTGGTTATTACCTCTCAGCTTTGACCTTGTCTGCAAGTACCAAAAGCCGATGCATAACTTGTGCATCAAATTCCTACTGTGCCTTATGCCTTCTCAGATAAATTTATAGTCATGATCATGTTCTGTACTATTGAATTTATTCCTATACTCCCCAGATTGCAAGCCTTGCAAAGTCAATTCGTGTGCTTGCGAACATGGAAGACCCAATCGGCCGTGTTTTGAAGAAAACACAGGTAAGAAGTAGTTTATATGTTCAGTACGTTTATACCTCAAGGTGTGTAGTATCTGGAGATTTATTTGGTCTGAAATATGGttgtttaatttctgaacctttaAATAGAAATGGGGAAAGAAGGGTTTCTTTTTTAGGGTTGGGGGGATTATATAAGAGACAAAACTATGTTTGGTTTTAGCCAAAGCTATTAACGAAATGCTTTTAACTGTTTGAACTAATAGTTATCTAATGGTTGTCTTTGCATTCAGCTTGCAGATGGACTTA
Coding sequences within it:
- the LOC121222614 gene encoding delta-1-pyrroline-5-carboxylate synthase, which translates into the protein MAEDSSRAFVKDVKRIVIKVGTAVVTRNDGRLALGRLGALCEQIKELNSQGYEIILVSSGAVGLGRQRLRYRRLVNSSFADLQKPQVELDGKACAAVGQNSLMALYDTLFSELDISSAQLLVTDSDFRDRDFRKQLNETVKSLLSLKVIPIFNENDAVSTRKAPYEDSSGIFWDNDSLAALLALELKADLLVLLSDVEGLYSGPPSDPKSKLIHTYVKEKHQGEITFGDKSRVGRGGMTAKVKAAVNAAYAGIPVVITSGSAPENIIRVLQGQKIGTLFHQDAHLWEPTKEVDTREMAVAARESSRRLQALSSQERKKILLDIADALEANEKLITVENEADVAAAQQAGYEKSLISRLALKPGKIASLAKSIRVLANMEDPIGRVLKKTQLADGLILEKTSSPLGVLLIVFESRPDALVQIASLAIRSGNGLLLKGGKEAKRSNAILHKVITEAIPDIVGGKVIGLVTSRDEIPDLLKLDDVIDLVIPRGSNKLVSQIKSSTKIPVLGHADGICHVYVDKSANMDMAKRVVLDAKIDYPAACNAMETLLVHKDLVTNGALNELIVDLRIQGVTLYGGPRASLLMNIPQARSFHHEYNSMECTVEIVDNVAAAIDHIHHHGSAHTDCIITEDRETAEIFLHQVDSAAVFHNASTRFCDGARFGLGAEVGISTSRIHARGPVGVEGLLTTRWILKGSGQVVDGDKGVIYTHKDIPINS